A single genomic interval of Nostoc commune NIES-4072 harbors:
- a CDS encoding PAS domain-containing sensor histidine kinase, translated as MNINPTESTMELTKLSPPQILFGTEVDDKSSSEQFLLSMYDSVQASIFVVDVLEDGDFRYVALNPTHEQWIGIRSDDLRGKKPEDILSPNDAAKVRQHYAECVLFGKTISYEQCLQFQGVQTWWSTTLTPLRDANSRIYRLIGTSRNITPTKQAEQAVGLQVEREQLLEAIAGRIHQSVEFETILHQTTIELRQFLNCDRVLIYRFEADGSGVIIAESTVTDPLLGKNITDPCFSGKHPEHYARGCIQVVEDIYAAGLHPCHIDFLASLQVRANLAVPIFKEQDMWGLLIAQHCHQSRQWQQTETDLTLQLATQIGIAAQQAELRQQIKDLQAKLELQKQKQKNQLQQVRNFQALVRRMTEQIRDSLDETQVLQTVTQELAELLNLDRCQIELYSTCQTLVTITYEHSINLPRCQGLTRQIADRLEVYQPLLQKQPLQFLEIVPGWQPKLLVMSQMACPIFDTQGILGNIWLTRPTQEAFDEFEIELVQQVANECAIAIRQAQLYKQNQAQVKELEKCDRLKNQFLRNLSQELRTPITSISLAVQTLESVLTPAEILEIEIVPQLLQILHNECARESKLINDLLTLTYLEAEPDPPTLIAIDLQSWLNPIVESFRDLTTCQRQQLNLSVDPALPLIETDITDMERIITELLNHVCKYTPAGESVTVSAHLTEDAVELNISNSGLELTSNELSRIFEPFYHLSKHDPWKHSGTGLELALVQKMVRHLGGSIYVESGVGQTTFTIRFPL; from the coding sequence ATGAATATAAATCCAACGGAATCAACTATGGAGTTGACAAAATTATCACCACCTCAGATTCTCTTCGGCACAGAAGTAGATGATAAAAGTAGTAGTGAGCAATTTCTACTGAGCATGTACGATTCTGTGCAAGCATCAATATTTGTAGTTGATGTTCTGGAGGACGGAGATTTTCGATATGTGGCACTTAATCCCACTCATGAGCAGTGGATAGGCATTCGCTCAGATGATCTCCGGGGTAAAAAACCAGAGGATATTCTCTCCCCCAACGATGCTGCTAAGGTGCGTCAGCATTATGCTGAATGTGTGCTATTCGGCAAAACTATTTCTTACGAACAATGTTTGCAATTCCAGGGGGTTCAGACTTGGTGGAGTACGACTCTCACGCCGTTAAGAGATGCTAACTCCAGGATTTATCGACTGATTGGTACTAGTAGAAATATTACTCCTACCAAGCAAGCAGAACAAGCAGTTGGACTCCAGGTTGAACGGGAACAACTGCTAGAAGCGATCGCTGGACGAATTCACCAATCTGTAGAATTTGAGACAATTCTGCATCAGACAACAATAGAACTGCGGCAATTTTTGAATTGCGATCGCGTCCTCATTTATCGCTTTGAGGCTGATGGCAGTGGGGTAATCATTGCCGAATCAACTGTGACTGATCCCCTGTTGGGAAAAAATATTACTGATCCCTGCTTCAGTGGCAAACATCCAGAACACTACGCGCGAGGTTGCATTCAAGTTGTCGAAGATATTTATGCAGCTGGGTTGCATCCTTGCCATATAGATTTTCTGGCATCTTTGCAGGTGAGAGCCAATCTAGCCGTGCCGATTTTCAAAGAGCAAGATATGTGGGGGCTATTGATTGCCCAGCATTGCCACCAATCGCGTCAATGGCAGCAAACAGAAACGGACTTGACTCTTCAGTTGGCAACTCAAATCGGCATTGCTGCCCAACAGGCAGAACTTCGTCAGCAAATCAAGGATCTCCAAGCAAAGTTGGAGTTGCAAAAACAGAAACAAAAAAATCAGTTGCAGCAGGTGCGAAACTTTCAAGCCTTGGTGCGACGCATGACAGAACAAATCCGCGACAGTCTGGATGAAACTCAGGTGTTGCAGACAGTAACTCAGGAATTAGCAGAGTTACTCAACCTTGACCGTTGCCAAATCGAACTTTATAGTACCTGTCAAACTCTAGTTACCATTACCTACGAGCACAGCATTAACCTCCCTCGGTGTCAAGGATTGACCAGACAGATTGCAGACCGTCTTGAAGTTTATCAGCCACTGTTGCAAAAACAACCATTGCAATTTTTGGAAATTGTCCCTGGATGGCAACCAAAGTTGTTGGTTATGTCCCAGATGGCTTGTCCAATTTTCGATACTCAAGGGATTTTGGGAAACATTTGGTTGACAAGACCGACACAAGAGGCATTTGATGAATTTGAAATCGAGTTAGTGCAGCAGGTTGCAAATGAATGTGCGATCGCTATTCGTCAAGCCCAGCTTTACAAACAAAACCAGGCACAGGTCAAAGAATTAGAAAAATGCGATCGGCTCAAAAACCAATTTCTCAGAAACCTGTCTCAAGAACTGCGGACACCAATAACTAGCATCAGCCTTGCAGTCCAAACCCTCGAAAGTGTCCTCACACCAGCAGAAATATTAGAGATAGAAATAGTTCCACAACTCTTGCAGATTCTGCATAACGAGTGTGCGCGAGAAAGCAAGTTAATTAACGACCTACTCACACTCACATATCTAGAAGCCGAACCCGATCCCCCAACTTTGATTGCCATTGACTTACAAAGCTGGCTTAACCCCATTGTCGAGTCTTTTCGAGACCTCACCACTTGCCAGCGACAGCAGTTAAACCTGAGTGTTGATCCCGCACTCCCGCTTATAGAGACAGATATCACAGATATGGAGAGGATTATCACCGAACTACTCAACCATGTCTGCAAATATACCCCAGCAGGTGAGTCTGTCACAGTCTCTGCTCACCTGACAGAGGACGCAGTAGAGCTTAATATTAGTAATTCTGGGCTAGAGCTTACCAGCAACGAGCTGTCACGGATATTTGAGCCTTTCTATCACCTTTCCAAACATGATCCTTGGAAACATAGCGGCACTGGACTGGAATTGGCATTAGTGCAGAAAATGGTCAGACATTTAGGCGGCTCAATTTATGTAGAGAGTGGAGTCGGTCAAACCACCTTCACCATCAGATTCCCGCTTTAA
- a CDS encoding glycoside hydrolase family 10 protein: MNRVARRCVSYLLCLGLVATLTVFSLSSVSSVPVYSQNISPLTTEIRGVWLTNVASGVLFFPWGVNRAINQLSTLNFNTIYPVVWNRGHTFYKSAVAKMTTGSETQPLLNFMHGGQDVLAKIVTLAKNKDLRVIPWFEYGFMTPHYSQLAKRYPDWLTIGQEGIKSTQDAPPEEIDNVLVSKVAWLNPLHPQVQEFIQGLILEVVKDYDVDGIQLDDHFGMPVQFGYDRFTIELYQQEHQGKSPPTDPFNPEWMRWRADKITDFMAEIYQAVKAVKPQVRISLSPNYQAFAYKYYLQDWENWVKKGLVNELILQVYRNDKNSFIAQLEQSSIKLAQSLIPVGIGISTGTVRNPVKMAQITEQVQVVRDRNFDGISFFYWESLWGYIVPESPQQRRKAFFDLFNAKTVRLLKPKKL, translated from the coding sequence ATGAATCGGGTTGCTCGCCGTTGTGTTTCTTACTTACTGTGTTTGGGATTAGTAGCCACCTTAACAGTTTTTTCGCTCTCTTCAGTCTCTTCAGTGCCAGTTTATTCCCAAAATATAAGTCCATTAACTACAGAAATCCGTGGCGTTTGGCTCACTAATGTTGCGAGTGGTGTACTATTTTTTCCTTGGGGTGTTAACCGTGCTATAAACCAATTATCGACTCTCAACTTTAATACAATTTATCCTGTAGTTTGGAACCGAGGACATACTTTTTATAAGAGTGCTGTAGCTAAAATGACTACAGGTTCGGAAACTCAACCTTTGCTCAACTTCATGCACGGTGGACAGGATGTTTTAGCAAAAATAGTAACACTTGCAAAAAATAAAGATTTGAGAGTGATCCCCTGGTTTGAATACGGGTTTATGACGCCACATTATTCACAATTAGCAAAGCGTTATCCTGACTGGTTGACAATTGGGCAAGAAGGTATAAAGTCTACCCAAGATGCTCCACCAGAAGAAATCGATAATGTTTTGGTAAGTAAGGTGGCTTGGTTGAATCCCTTACATCCGCAAGTTCAAGAATTTATCCAAGGGCTAATTTTGGAAGTAGTCAAAGATTACGATGTGGATGGTATTCAGCTTGACGATCATTTTGGGATGCCGGTACAGTTTGGCTACGATCGCTTCACTATTGAACTCTACCAGCAAGAGCATCAAGGCAAAAGTCCCCCAACTGATCCTTTTAACCCAGAGTGGATGCGGTGGCGGGCAGACAAAATTACTGATTTTATGGCAGAAATCTATCAAGCTGTCAAGGCAGTAAAACCCCAAGTTAGAATATCTTTGTCTCCTAACTATCAAGCTTTTGCCTACAAATACTATTTGCAAGATTGGGAAAATTGGGTAAAAAAAGGTTTAGTTAATGAGTTAATTTTACAGGTATATCGAAATGACAAAAACTCTTTTATCGCTCAACTGGAACAATCATCGATAAAATTGGCTCAAAGTCTAATTCCTGTAGGTATTGGGATATCAACGGGAACGGTGCGTAATCCGGTGAAAATGGCACAAATTACAGAACAAGTTCAGGTGGTGCGCGATCGCAATTTTGACGGGATCTCCTTTTTTTACTGGGAGAGTCTCTGGGGTTACATTGTACCCGAATCGCCCCAACAGCGACGCAAAGCTTTTTTTGATCTGTTTAATGCTAAAACTGTCAGACTATTAAAACCAAAGAAACTTTGA
- the glcD gene encoding glycolate oxidase subunit GlcD has protein sequence MLTQDKKQRNWKPILKAFEAVLGKNGVVQRREELITYECDGLTGYRQRPAVVVLPRTTEQVAQIVKICNQYSIPFIARGSGTGLSGGALPLEDSVLIVTSLMRQILSIDLENQRTVVQPGVINSWVTQAVSGAGFYYAPDPSSQIICSIGGNIAENSGGVHCLKYGVTTNHVLGLKIVTPEGEIIDTGGQIPEMPGYDLTGVFVGSEGTLGIATEITLRILKSAESICVLLADFTSIEAAGATVSDIISAGIIPGGMEMMDNFSINAVEDVVATNCYPRDATAILLIEIDGLEVEVAGNKQRVIEICKKNGARNVTSATDPETRLKLWKGRKAAFAAAGHLSPDYYVQDGVIPRTQLPYVLHEIKTLSEQYGYRVANVFHAGDGNLHPLILYDNSVHGALEQVEEMGGKILKLCVQVGGSISGEHGIGAEKKCYMPQMFSQVDLETMQWVRQVFNPKGLANPEKIFPTPRTCGEAANASALKQFEGVERF, from the coding sequence ATGCTTACCCAAGATAAAAAACAACGCAACTGGAAACCTATTCTCAAAGCATTCGAGGCTGTCCTTGGTAAAAATGGTGTGGTGCAACGCCGCGAAGAACTCATTACCTATGAATGCGATGGTTTAACTGGCTATCGTCAACGTCCGGCTGTGGTGGTTTTACCCAGAACTACAGAACAAGTTGCCCAAATTGTGAAAATATGCAACCAGTATTCTATCCCCTTCATAGCACGCGGTTCTGGTACTGGTCTATCTGGCGGCGCTTTACCATTAGAAGACTCAGTTTTAATTGTTACCTCATTAATGCGGCAAATCCTCAGCATTGATTTAGAAAATCAACGGACAGTTGTACAACCAGGGGTGATTAATAGTTGGGTAACGCAGGCTGTTAGTGGTGCTGGTTTTTACTACGCTCCTGACCCTTCTAGCCAAATTATCTGCTCTATTGGGGGCAATATTGCCGAAAACTCTGGTGGCGTACATTGTCTCAAATACGGTGTTACTACCAACCACGTTTTAGGATTAAAAATTGTCACGCCAGAAGGGGAAATTATCGATACAGGCGGACAAATCCCAGAAATGCCTGGTTATGATTTAACAGGTGTGTTTGTTGGTTCCGAAGGTACTTTAGGAATTGCTACAGAAATTACTTTGCGAATTCTTAAAAGTGCAGAATCAATTTGTGTACTGTTGGCAGATTTTACTAGCATTGAAGCTGCGGGAGCAACTGTTTCTGACATCATCAGCGCCGGGATTATTCCTGGTGGTATGGAAATGATGGATAACTTCAGCATCAATGCTGTTGAAGACGTTGTAGCAACTAATTGTTATCCCCGCGATGCTACTGCCATTTTGCTAATAGAAATTGATGGTTTAGAAGTGGAAGTTGCAGGAAATAAGCAGCGAGTTATTGAAATTTGTAAAAAGAATGGGGCACGAAATGTCACTTCTGCTACTGACCCAGAAACCAGATTGAAATTATGGAAAGGACGCAAAGCTGCTTTTGCTGCGGCTGGGCATTTAAGCCCAGATTATTATGTACAAGATGGTGTAATTCCTCGGACTCAGTTGCCTTATGTTCTGCATGAAATTAAGACTTTAAGTGAACAATACGGTTATCGGGTTGCCAATGTATTTCATGCTGGCGATGGCAATCTTCATCCACTAATTCTTTATGATAATTCTGTGCATGGAGCATTAGAACAAGTAGAAGAAATGGGTGGAAAAATTCTTAAACTTTGTGTGCAAGTTGGTGGTAGTATTTCGGGTGAACATGGCATCGGTGCAGAGAAAAAGTGCTATATGCCACAGATGTTTAGCCAAGTTGATTTAGAAACTATGCAATGGGTACGGCAAGTTTTTAATCCTAAAGGGTTAGCAAATCCTGAGAAGATATTCCCCACACCACGAACTTGTGGTGAAGCAGCAAATGCATCGGCACTCAAGCAATTTGAAGGTGTGGAAAGATTTTAA
- a CDS encoding HEPN domain-containing protein has protein sequence MNFDWSEYLKVAKELAGAATTSANQEAKFRAAISRAYYAAFIEARNYLRDQQGHSIPTTGNAHKYVSDQFDISSEPQRQLLAKELVKLRLYRNQADYVDKFPGLAGITLMALNSSEEVIAILTNL, from the coding sequence ATGAATTTTGATTGGTCTGAGTATCTTAAAGTAGCTAAAGAGCTAGCAGGTGCTGCAACTACTTCTGCCAATCAAGAAGCTAAGTTTCGTGCGGCCATCAGTCGAGCGTACTATGCAGCTTTTATCGAAGCACGAAACTACCTGCGCGATCAACAAGGGCATTCAATTCCGACAACAGGTAATGCTCACAAGTATGTCAGTGACCAATTTGATATTAGTTCCGAACCACAGCGTCAATTGTTAGCAAAAGAATTAGTAAAGTTACGACTTTATCGCAATCAAGCAGATTATGTAGATAAATTTCCTGGATTGGCTGGTATTACGTTAATGGCTTTAAATTCATCTGAGGAAGTAATTGCAATTTTAACCAATCTGTAA
- the miaA gene encoding tRNA (adenosine(37)-N6)-dimethylallyltransferase MiaA — translation MTKLIVICGATATGKSGLALALAMRLGSVILSADSRQVYREFDIGTAKPTVAEQKLVPHYLIDICDPADMMTLADYQQQTQALIASVGVTPLFLVGGTGLYIRSIVQGMKIPRVAPQIELRSQLESLGQPQLYAMLQQVDPVAAQKIHGNDLVRTLRALEVYYVTGYPISEQQGENPPNYPILQIGLDCDVEKLLARIQQRTEQMIANGLVAEVEYLSQKYGVDLSLLNTLGYQEIKQYLAGDISLDEAKELTILHTRQFAKRQRTWFRAYPQIEWFDADDPNLLEKVWHRINEFINCTIS, via the coding sequence ATGACTAAATTAATTGTGATTTGTGGGGCGACGGCAACGGGTAAATCTGGTTTAGCTTTGGCTTTGGCGATGCGGTTGGGTTCTGTAATTCTGAGTGCTGATTCTCGTCAAGTTTATCGTGAGTTTGATATTGGGACGGCGAAACCAACTGTGGCTGAACAAAAATTGGTGCCGCATTATTTAATAGATATCTGCGATCCAGCAGATATGATGACATTAGCAGACTATCAGCAGCAAACACAAGCCTTAATTGCTTCTGTTGGGGTTACACCACTGTTTCTAGTTGGTGGCACTGGTTTATATATACGTTCAATTGTCCAAGGGATGAAAATTCCGAGAGTTGCACCACAGATTGAATTGCGATCGCAGCTTGAATCTCTCGGTCAACCACAACTCTACGCAATGTTACAACAAGTTGACCCCGTTGCAGCACAAAAGATTCATGGCAATGATTTAGTGCGAACTTTAAGAGCCTTAGAAGTATATTATGTTACTGGATATCCGATTTCAGAACAGCAAGGGGAGAATCCCCCCAATTATCCGATTTTGCAAATTGGTTTAGATTGCGATGTTGAAAAGTTGCTTGCTCGTATTCAACAGCGTACTGAGCAAATGATAGCAAATGGTTTGGTTGCTGAGGTGGAGTATCTTAGTCAAAAATATGGCGTTGATTTGTCTTTGTTGAATACTTTGGGCTATCAAGAAATTAAGCAATATTTGGCTGGGGATATTTCCTTAGATGAAGCGAAAGAATTAACAATTTTACATACGCGACAATTTGCCAAGCGACAACGTACTTGGTTTCGAGCCTATCCACAAATTGAATGGTTTGATGCAGATGATCCTAATTTATTAGAAAAGGTTTGGCATCGGATAAATGAGTTTATAAATTGCACAATTTCCTGA